The DNA window CAGCCACTCAAATGTACAGAAGGAGAAGTAAGGTAGATGATCCAATTCTGTGACAGGTTTGAGATCAGCTGATATTTTGTTTATGCGTTCTGACGTTTCTCGGGTGGGATCCGGGGGAATATACTATATAGTCGACTTCCGGTGTGACTTTCACTGTGCCGACACGTTACGTTTTCGCCGGGTGCGAGAGAAATTAATTTCTCACGACAGGGATCGATTGTTTCTCGTGCTAGGCTGGACCGGTATGATGTCGTAGCAGATTTGTGGTTGCTTTCTGCTTCTGATCTCGCTTACAATGTGATTCGTTCTAGCATGTTCTTCAGCTTTGAATATTACACATGCGCTTGTGGAGTCGGTGACAACGACCATTGTGTcgtatttttttcctttgaCACAATACTCgcggcagtggcgtagccagaaatttggtttggagggggttttgatgaaaatcgcaaattttttgaaaaaatcttgaaatttaatatgagtttgataaattattgaaaactcaaaaacataagtagtctaacagacgtcattccagtctacaaacaagaaggatcaacgtggaacagttttcaaacctctatagattattttcttgtataatatgtcaatgaagtcaaaaattgcgattttttaaagtgggataaatgatctaaaaaattttcaacgttcaagatcacctaatataataatccttgactatgaaggtttgacaacttcgggaagttatcaacataaaacagcacctgctttgatatagaaattttagtgtttaattctcatagaggtaattatggtgaattaatttttcaaaaatattaagagacatggtgccttcagcaaagtttttgataatgtcatttcaaacaattttgttgaaaataaaaaccgatttgaaattatcccgaaaagtagtttaatattttaacgaattctaagtctaagttagtttcacagaagacctagtggtttgttaattcacaagcactttttttatttgccaaatagttgtgtttagttcaatagtgaattcagcggaatttgagagcttggaaagtcatcttttagctgaaaattataattccctgatacagggcaccattcatatttttaggatgagaagttttagataagtgttgaccaaactagtatgatattaatattctttttcatgatggtaagtgatttcTCCCGCAAAAACAgccttttcaattatgtatgccttctttttcattttttcgattattCTCAGGGATGattgataactattcttacatgaatctcctactctgttagcattttcgtataaaattgacttgtcctgaacttcgacccttatatttgaacaaactcaatgaaacttttaacgcactattgcaatatttcgcggatttcattgcaacgcttggttaaaaacgctgattatccgttttcaaaattaactcaatgtgacaaacagtgaacaaaaaactttgagtttttggatcaagataattttttttggatatattcgaggacttctaaggttattgttgtactcaaatcatattttgttttcaaaagtaatacatatccATAATttaggatcaatttagtaatAATTGATAAGAAATAGCCGTAAAATCtaactgccacaatatgctttgcggagaaaatttgaataaatcatttcacactaaccactaatttggactACTTACTactgtggtttgcgttaaattagaaacggtgtgtcccaacatttcgtcttgaacggaattttaatagctgacttaagcgatcataacctaaattatacaaCGTTTGGTCTTTTCTAAAACACCCGTGtaacaaaacataaatgtaagcaaacccttgaaaccaagcaataccttccgattaatggtagtcccttcgaacctatcgggaaagattacaaaccaaaagcacaaatagttttctgactctgtcaaacatcctaatttccagaagttcaattagaattgtcaacgtaatgaatcccgtttaatattttcatgccactaaacccaattatttttttgtaatataataagtgcgagaaaacatatttccaaaccactaggcctcgtgtgaaactatcttagatataactttgttaaaatcttaaaaaacttttccggatgatttcagatcaatttttagtggtcaacaaacttgtagacaattaaattttctattaaattctcacttttagtgttgttcgaatgtataaagcaccatctagagacagaaatatgaattatctccagtagtaaaacctatattgttacgaaaaaaacttaaaaaaaaagttgctctggacccccccgacggattattttgatcttagtttcaaatgaaaggggaaagcctattctttcatattccgaagtttcagagatgctgattttttttgcataaaattgttctaataaatacaccgtgtcacaacttgcagtacgtagcacacaaaattttagtacgccattcattgcatcctgctaagaggctaatcatatagttgataatgcAACAAAAATCCagtgctcataaaaccgattctgacctgctagagacaaaattacaccagctttcaactagtttctgaaatgttattcttgttattaaccatattgaattgttgtctaaactctacacaatctaaaaaaatacattttcagcaaatgttgaaatgtatgcaagttttcgttaaaacaagcttatgttttatatgcaatcaacctattcaaatttagattcccgttcgaaaaattgtctctaatccatattttgaagcatctttccaaaaatgagctcataataattcagacagttattttattttacattgaagtaatttgacaactatgggattttggctaagagataagttacaagatccccttcccacaattttccaaaagttctcatgacgctttaaacacagttctcaatgtagtgatcagagaatatttttccgaaaatattttgtggaatattaaattaaattcgtcagtatcaattgtttttctatccaattaattttggtttgggggggggggggtttaacccccaaccccccccccccctggctacgccactgactcACGGATGTGGAGTCAGTACATCAGAAGTGTTATGCAGTTTCGATTTTGAAGGATACTCTGCCTACTTTCGCCGCTGCATCACATatctatttaatttttttgggttTCTAGGGGTTGGTCACGACGCTTAAGGGAAGGTACCAGGACCGTTGCGCATTCACAGAAGTCAACTCCGGGTTATTTGCTCTGTATGTATAGCCTTTCCGATCGTATTCAACTGTCCGCCTCCGATCCTCCTCTTTAGCGATAGTTCTCGCTCAAATCTTCGTTCCATTGACGTCATAGTCGCAGAGTGCCATTGGGTACCGTCTTCTACTTATTATTCGCCGGTTTTAGTGAACCTTTGGGGTGGCGACACTAGTATTTTCCAGCATAAAGTAGTCACGGACTTGGTCGTTTAATTCATTGTCTAGGTTGTGGTTGATCGCCCAGGGATGCATCTATAGATACTTCAGCCTAGCCAGATTGTTCAAACCGATCAACAACTGTGGCTGAACCAGTTCATCGTCTTCCAATGGGAGACACCGCAGGTGCGAAAGGTTGCGTGCTAGATGGTACATGACGGTTTGAGAGAGGAAGCACTGTACAAACACATTGTTCAAGTGGAACCGTTGATCCCTACTTTGATTCAGACTCAACACGAGTCACGTTCCTAGTTCGATGTAAGATCACCGGTTCTTTCCGGTCGGAATCGTCAAGCATCTGCTCGATCGGTTGCTGTAGAAGCTTGAACAAGGAACCCTCAGCGATCAAAGATTCTAGACCTTTTCCACAGAGCCACGGAATACTAGTCAATTGAACTTCCCAGAAACGTGATTAGCAGAAACAGCAGAACGTTGCGATTGGTAGCCAAGGAGTGGTGTTTTGTTGACATCCTTCAATTCCACATCCAGTCCGCAACCGACATAGCCATTTTCCGTGACTATTCAGGAATGTCCTACATAAACTCTTCTGCTGAACCACTTTCTACCGTTTGTCTACACTGGCTGGTATGACCTAGGGCAACTCGGACACATGATGACCTTCATGTCCACATGCGAAGCACTGTTTGGTCATTTTTTGCCCTACCGCTGATTGATGTCAGCATCCTTCGGTATCAGCTGGTCGGTTTGAACCGTGTTCTCAAATCTCTGGCAGCGGCCACGAGTCCTGACATGAGCTTGCCGAAGGTTCCTAAATTTGGTAACTTGTGCCTTCTCTAAAATTTAGCCCCTACCAATCATCGATTTAGGAATTTTCTCCACTAACTCTGGTGTCAGTATTGTCGCACATGTCGCTGATATTTGAGTTGAACCGCGTTCAAGCCGTGatattatcactacggaatattaATTTTGATATTAGTGTAGATCAAACCTTCCACTGTAAGTTCTTGTTAAGTTTTATTTCTCCTGTATTCACTAAACCTAAAGAATGCTaactacagaaatttctcaaaattttctattttttttttctgataagACATGTTGGTGAAATATACAACTAGTCCAAAATCTTTTAACACGTGATATTGTTACTACGGAATACTTTTTTGTCATGGAAGATTAAACTCACTGCAATGTGTACAACAAGTTGGCGTCTCTGGCATCGAAAGTCTCGTGGATTCGCTGTCAAATGATCAACGGTGGCATTATGAGATCCTGCAAAATCGAAACAATAGATTAGAACAGTTCATTATTTCAGTAAAAAGTATTGcactaaaaatatttaaatattttctcaGTTGATTACATACTTCCGAACGGTTCAAGCGTTTAACCAGGATATAAATAACGTTCGATGAATTTTCGAAAAGACTTTCCAAGGGTTTGATGTTGCCCTGTAGCTCAAAATCATTACTATTAGATTTAATTATTTTCTTTAACGGTAGTCATTCGGTTGTTTGTCCTTGGTAAGAGTCCACCGTCCGATAATATGACGTTGACTAGTGTGCTTAAGTATCTCATTGCCATTCTGACATGATTTCAGTGGAACTTCGATTTTGCTTCTGTTTGTCCTGTTCTGAGTAATGCGGTCCCGATTTTTATTAGAGTTTCTGGGTCTGAAGGGTTCGATTTCTCCGCTATCATTTTCAGTATGGTAATGCTTTTTtccagttttaattttttctaggtgCTTCTTTCTATCGTGGGTGTATTCTGTCGTAGTCTACTCAAGTTTACAGCCCCGCATTTTGCATGGTTTACTCGAAGCCATTTGTCGTCCACTTTTGTCGTCAGTTTTTGCAAAATTCTATTCGCTTTGCCTATCACTTCGAGACCTTCCCCTATTATTACGATTGCGACGTCATCCGCGAACTGGGTTAGAATTATTTCTGCCTCCTGTGCTTGATGAAAATCCGCTGTGTAGATTGAATATAGTAGGGGTGACAGGGGGTATCCTTGCGGCAGACCTACTTACACTAGTATTTCTGTTGCCGAAATTGCTATTCATCATTGTTTCAGGTGCTGAAATATCATTTCGCCCAAGATGTTTAACATTTTCTGTTAATCTACTTCGTCAAATGCTCTGCTAATATTATCGAAAAAGACAAGTTTTGTTCGTTGTTTTGTGCTTTCTTGATTGTGTTTACACAATTAATCGCTAAGTGCTTCTTTTTGAATCCGAATGATAGTCGTATAGCATGTCGTTGACAAACTAGTTGTTTTCAGGAAGCCGCCGTTCATTAATACTATACCTCGTTTCGGAACAATTTCACCCGAATCCGTGTTTTGTTTTTGTATCAATACTAGTTTGCTCGTTCTCGATTTTTCAGGTTTTTGCCCTCAATAAAATGCTTAGTTGGTTGCATACTTCGCTGATGATGTCGAGTCtcagtttttttattattattttgtaCATGTTGTCCATCCCAGGTGATAAATGCTCCTTCTTTTTCTTACGCATGTTCCGAGAACTTCTCGAAACTTAGTGCGTCTTGTATGTCGTAGACGTCGTGTTGCTAATATGCTTTTGACGAATTCGTCTGCTGTGTTCTGTTCGGGTTTGTAATGTGCACCTCGCTTTCTACCTGTTTGTGTTGCGTCTAGTCCACGGATAATGTTCCAGATTTGCTTTGGTGGTGTTTGCTCGTCGATTTTACTGTATACTTCTTCCTTGATAGATTTCTGTAGTTTCTTCAGCTTTCCTATCAATCCCACCTTCCTTAAGAACATCGTCATTTTCTTGCAAGTTCCGTATCTTTACGCCACCCTAGTGCTTTCACTGTGTCTCGGTGACTGTTGTACCTTCTTCGGATCTTCCATCATCTTCCAAGAATTGAAAACGATTTTGCAGGAAACTTCTTTTTGCCTCTTGATACGTTGGGTTTTCTTGTAGCATTTTCTGTTCGATCCACTTTTGCTTCATCCTTTCTGGATATTTTGTACTGTCCGTTAGGTGCTTACCGTGACAGTGCACTGTTGTTTAGTATGTGCGTCGTTGCATTTTTTTGTTCGTTTGCAGTTCGGTTTTATGGCCATTGTCCCAATAGTTTCGGCACCGGTTTACCGGAAACAGGTAGGTCCACTTTGAATCTGTATCCGTACATCACAACACGGTTAGGCAGCTCCTTGTCTTAGAATGTCAATATTACATTTTTTGTCGTCGTCATCTATTCTCTATCCATTTTCTGTAGTCTCTCTACCTTTCTAATGGGAACTTCTGCTTCTAGCTCCTCCAGTACTTTCCTTTCATCACTGTGACGGCACTACTTTTATTAATCTGATGATCTCCTTAAACATTTGTGGTGCCAGCAGTTGAGATTCTGCTCCTGTATTGTTATACCTGCTAATTTACTTGCCTCTTGTGCGGTTTCAAATATCACCTTGAATCTGAACTTTCCAACcatttgaatattttatcaTCTCGCAGCATTACCCTACGTCCACTAGGTGTTGCTGGGTATGTTGGTCGTAGCTTAAAGGTTCCAGGTACGCTACATCTGTCCAATTTATTGGTATCTTATTGTTCGTATTTTTTGCGGATCGTTTGGTATGTTTCCCTGCTGATTAGTGCACTTCTTCATCTTTTTCGCGTTGTTCTGTGTCGGTGTCGTTTTCTGGTACTGCTTTCGCGTCTGAATCggttttttttactcattttttatGTCGATGTTTTCTCCACCTAAAAGTACACCATctgtttttcatttctttttaatttatatttatagCTTTTTGTGCGTCTTTTGCCCCCAAAACTCGTGAACTTTCTGACGCAGATTTCTCTATTTGCTTTGCAGTCTTCCTGTTTCATCATTTTTACTAAACTCAggtcactttttcactttcactATGCAATCCAAGTTGACTtcggaaaaattcaaaatggtgacCGACTATGACCGGCGGTGCGCAGCACATCCAAACGGTTTCAGCTTCAAATCAACATTATAGTTACTGGTCCTTAGCTCGTGTCGAAAAATGAGGACATACCAAAGAGAAAATTCTCTTATTTCTATCAAAAAACAACTTGAACCTATCAGAAAGCTTTCATTTTTTGTCTTTCAAGTATGCATACACTGGAACTACACAATAAACTGTTATCGCTATAACCACATACAGAGAGCCTTTTCTCCGAACCAACAGGCTAGCAGTACTGCTGCTTCTGCCACTGATCCAGCAGTTTCTGTCCCTCTTCCAGCTGCATGTGAGGATTCTTGCGCATCTTATCCTCCAGCCACTCTTTGGGATGAGACTTTTTCCGATGCGAGGACCAATTCGCATTGGAGTTGAAATTCTTTCCGCAGAAGTCACAGGTGTAAAGTACCTGGCCGGTGTGAGCAGCCATGTGTTCCTGGAAGAAAATATTCGAATCGAGTTCAACTGAATGATGATTAGCTATATAAGAAACCCACCTTCAAACTAATCTCCCGTTTAAACGTTTTCTCGCACACTGAACAGGTGAGATCAGCCTTTTTATGCTGAGCCATGTGATACTGCAGGGTCACTATGCTTTTGCATACCTGACCGCAGTGGTCACAGGTTCGACTACCCGTGTGATTTCGCATGTGCTTTCGTAAGCCTTTCTTAAAAAGcctgcatcgaaaaaaaaattattctcaTTTTAGCAGACAGCTACAGCAAAACTTACCAGCTTTCGCAAACCGTACACTGCACCCGCTCCAATTCCTCCGGTGCCTTTTCCCGCTTGTAATTCTCATCGTGTGACGCTATATGCGACCGGTACGAGGACAGTGTGTGATAACCTTTCGCACAGATGTGACAGACGTGCTCGAACACTCGAACCGAATGATTTATACGGTTGTGTTGCCGTAGTAGCGTTTCCCAGGCAAACGACTTATCACAGGTGGCGCAGTACCATTTCTTCTCATTCAACGATCGGTGATATTTTTCATGCAACCTAAGAGAGCGAGCAAACGCGAACGTTTTCGGACACATGCTGCACTGCAGTGTTTTCTCCACCTCCTCCTTGTGAGCTAGATCGTTGTGGCGCTTAAAGGATTCACTGTTTTGAAACTGCTTCGAGCAGACACCACACTGATATTTCGATGGATTTTCGTGATACTGAAGATGATCCATGAGACGACACTTTCTACTAAACTTATATTCGCAACAGTAAACATGAACTTTCTTATCGTGCTGCGCTGGTCCATGCTGTTCCAGTTCCTCGAACGTGCTAAACTTTTGCGAGCACGTGTCACATTCTAGGTTGATATACTTTGCAATCAGCTGTTGGCTTTTCTGTACCCAGTCCGCCGGCCGTTGTGCACCCCGGCCCGATCTGTTACGTTTCCCTCGTTTCGGTTTCTCGTCCTCAAAATCGGGATCATTGAAATCACTTCCGGTGAAATCCCCCTCCTGCTCTACAGTGTTATCTTTGGAATCACTCTCACTCTTCACCCCTAGTGGACTTTTCTCCTCA is part of the Topomyia yanbarensis strain Yona2022 chromosome 1, ASM3024719v1, whole genome shotgun sequence genome and encodes:
- the LOC131691346 gene encoding zinc finger protein 62-like encodes the protein MATLVCLTCTKTTQPDCSISVSERENVQTVLSKYFWFTEDVNRKSVLCQICWDKINDFHQFYCEIERVHFHYEYKIPTQFLQVKEEPIAQEPAPPLPDVLETNVSLKSEDSDSSETSPDRGDDKDDSSDDEPLVVKQPKRKKLKTRILSRGRSTVSKSIPDDQLIAERIELQCDTCSLKCSTFEDVQKHSMAEHEKRAFLYCCKLKFSRKCRLMDHIRYHINPSEFQCDICPKQFPNSESLSRHKDSAHAKDGARTLRCGTCSKTFSRLKTLVIHEKYHKKKWRCISCKKYFANESSLRAHNRRNHPDGLPVESEEKSPLGVKSESDSKDNTVEQEGDFTGSDFNDPDFEDEKPKRGKRNRSGRGAQRPADWVQKSQQLIAKYINLECDTCSQKFSTFEELEQHGPAQHDKKVHVYCCEYKFSRKCRLMDHLQYHENPSKYQCGVCSKQFQNSESFKRHNDLAHKEEVEKTLQCSMCPKTFAFARSLRLHEKYHRSLNEKKWYCATCDKSFAWETLLRQHNRINHSVRVFEHVCHICAKGYHTLSSYRSHIASHDENYKREKAPEELERVQCTVCESWLFKKGLRKHMRNHTGSRTCDHCGQVCKSIVTLQYHMAQHKKADLTCSVCEKTFKREISLKEHMAAHTGQVLYTCDFCGKNFNSNANWSSHRKKSHPKEWLEDKMRKNPHMQLEEGQKLLDQWQKQQYC